The Chryseobacterium suipulveris genome window below encodes:
- a CDS encoding RNA polymerase sigma factor, producing MSNESDHFSDKTIVTNILNGNIQGFAIVVKNTEKLVTHIVRKMTSNEDDQKDLVQDVYLKAYQNLSSFQFKSKLSTWIANIAYNTTINYLQKKKISIIEIEKIVDNKFRACLNFTK from the coding sequence ATGAGCAATGAAAGCGACCATTTTTCTGACAAGACTATTGTTACAAATATATTGAATGGAAACATTCAAGGCTTTGCTATCGTGGTAAAAAATACAGAAAAATTGGTAACTCATATTGTACGGAAAATGACGTCCAATGAAGACGACCAAAAAGACCTTGTACAAGATGTTTATCTGAAGGCCTACCAAAATTTGTCTTCATTTCAATTCAAATCTAAATTATCAACTTGGATTGCTAACATTGCTTATAATACAACTATAAATTATCTTCAGAAAAAGAAAATCTCTATAATTGAAATTGAGAAAATAGTAGATAACAAATTTAGAGCCTGTTTAAATTTTACCAAATAA